In a genomic window of Microterricola viridarii:
- a CDS encoding HNH endonuclease signature motif containing protein has protein sequence MQDRSPAMPPAAQLIQSCEQTTVRLTAASYDGLGDDDLLGTMTALSQHASTVQRQLALTSASLARRSEREAGAQGLAHRLGHSSPGALVQKLTGGSRADAQTLLSTGLMLAETEAADAIIDAEVDAEVGAGTDAGTESGAPDSVAVRPWFAPISDAVAGEWFSLSVGDAIRGGLRAGPDGRLLLSEVPRDGLGGQTDESSELRAAREAALAAAVGALLPELLRDCAGLTPELAFKAARAARDRADAAGVLARSEQMRRQQFFKAWERPDGMVAGSFLLEPENGALVIAVTDQLRHPRRAGVKFRSQTDTVAARAARGDLREVDEYTADGFVDLLRAGITVDPDAVLDNHRPSVRLHVQQESLTRGTDGAGVGFGIIESSNEAVPLEAVEREICAGGSIAVLFTEQGQPLNLGRETRLFTRRQRIALAARDGGCMAEGCDRPVSWTEAHHIKHWKRDNGPTNIEDGILLCRHHHLLFHNQGWEIIRDGAGYLLIPPRSVDPEQTPRRLTSKSGLRRRPPIQLPDRLAQPRTAGDSVAKALACPAPATAEHRTGTRIPAP, from the coding sequence ATGCAGGATCGGTCCCCGGCAATGCCACCCGCGGCGCAGCTCATCCAGAGCTGCGAGCAGACCACAGTGCGCCTGACCGCCGCCAGCTACGACGGACTCGGCGACGACGACCTCCTGGGTACCATGACGGCCCTCTCGCAGCACGCGTCCACGGTGCAGCGGCAACTCGCGCTGACGTCGGCGTCACTGGCCCGCCGCTCGGAGCGCGAGGCCGGCGCGCAGGGTCTGGCCCACCGGCTGGGGCATTCCAGCCCGGGCGCATTGGTGCAGAAGCTCACGGGCGGCTCCCGTGCAGACGCCCAGACTCTGCTCAGCACGGGACTCATGCTGGCCGAGACGGAAGCGGCCGACGCCATAATTGACGCCGAAGTTGACGCCGAAGTTGGCGCCGGAACGGATGCCGGAACCGAGTCGGGCGCACCTGACTCGGTGGCCGTGCGCCCGTGGTTCGCGCCGATCAGCGACGCAGTCGCGGGCGAATGGTTCAGCCTCAGCGTGGGCGATGCGATCCGCGGCGGTCTTCGGGCCGGACCGGACGGGCGCCTGCTCCTCTCCGAGGTGCCCCGGGACGGTCTCGGCGGCCAGACCGACGAATCGTCGGAACTGCGGGCCGCCCGAGAGGCGGCGCTCGCCGCGGCGGTGGGTGCGCTGCTGCCCGAGCTCCTGCGGGATTGCGCCGGCCTGACCCCGGAACTGGCGTTCAAGGCGGCGCGGGCCGCGCGCGACCGGGCAGATGCGGCCGGCGTCCTCGCGCGCTCGGAGCAGATGCGTCGGCAGCAATTCTTCAAGGCGTGGGAGCGACCGGACGGGATGGTGGCCGGGTCCTTCCTGCTGGAGCCGGAGAACGGCGCCCTCGTCATCGCGGTCACAGATCAGCTGCGCCATCCGCGGAGGGCGGGGGTGAAGTTCCGCAGCCAGACGGACACCGTCGCCGCCCGCGCGGCACGGGGCGATCTGCGCGAGGTTGACGAGTACACCGCCGATGGTTTCGTCGATCTGCTCCGCGCCGGAATCACAGTCGACCCCGACGCGGTGCTCGACAACCACCGCCCCTCAGTCAGGCTGCACGTGCAGCAGGAATCCCTCACCCGGGGCACCGACGGAGCCGGCGTGGGTTTCGGGATCATCGAGTCCAGCAACGAGGCGGTGCCGCTCGAGGCCGTCGAACGCGAGATCTGCGCCGGCGGCTCCATCGCCGTGCTGTTCACCGAGCAGGGGCAACCGCTCAACCTCGGCCGGGAGACCCGGCTGTTCACGCGGCGGCAACGGATCGCCCTGGCCGCACGCGACGGCGGCTGCATGGCCGAGGGCTGTGACCGGCCGGTGTCGTGGACAGAGGCACACCACATCAAGCACTGGAAACGGGACAACGGCCCGACGAACATCGAGGACGGCATCCTGCTCTGCCGACACCACCACCTGCTGTTTCACAACCAGGGCTGGGAGATCATCCGCGACGGCGCCGGGTACCTGCTCATCCCGCCTCGCAGCGTGGACCCGGAGCAGACGCCCCGGCGTTTGACGTCCAAATCGGGGCTGCGGCGAAGACCGCCGATACAACTCCCCGACCGGCTCGCGCAGCCCAGAACAGCGGGAGATTCCGTCGCGAAAGCGCTGGCATGCCCCGCCCCCGCGACGGCCGAGCACCGTACCGGAACGCGGATTCCGGCCCCGTAG
- a CDS encoding cupin domain-containing protein — translation MSGYELAQIGGPDEWRGHYGGFDVARSRDGRRIVDRELAMQYIGLSANALEPGEEAGYWHAHSRIEEVYVFLDGRGQMGLDDDVVEVGAGTVVRVAQGVWRTWRARPDSPGELRWLCIRAGGDQLPDRPDDSSLNPGKPMPWA, via the coding sequence GTGAGCGGTTACGAGCTGGCGCAGATCGGCGGGCCCGACGAATGGCGCGGCCACTACGGCGGTTTCGATGTCGCGCGGTCGCGGGACGGCCGGCGAATCGTGGACCGGGAACTGGCGATGCAGTACATCGGGTTGTCGGCGAACGCGCTCGAGCCCGGCGAGGAGGCCGGCTACTGGCACGCGCACTCGCGCATCGAGGAGGTGTACGTCTTCCTGGACGGTCGGGGCCAGATGGGCCTCGACGACGACGTCGTCGAGGTCGGCGCCGGGACCGTCGTGCGTGTTGCACAGGGCGTGTGGCGCACGTGGCGGGCTCGCCCAGACAGCCCGGGTGAGCTCCGATGGCTGTGCATCAGGGCCGGAGGCGACCAACTGCCAGACCGCCCCGACGACAGCTCGCTCAATCCGGGCAAGCCGATGCCGTGGGCCTGA
- a CDS encoding DUF2975 domain-containing protein: protein MLVVLLAVSVLAQVVLIPRLALDTVAVFPEAEPLRMPGIIGCVAIVLCAQVALLAAWRLLSLLRHGGMLQPAASGPLNALIGSGVAAVVLFLASFAILTAAQSMPPAAMIIMVLGVLGGSGLTVGALAMRERVRKAGAVQRDVVEAA, encoded by the coding sequence GTGCTCGTCGTTCTCCTCGCCGTCTCCGTCCTCGCCCAGGTCGTCCTGATCCCACGGCTTGCGCTGGACACCGTCGCGGTGTTCCCGGAGGCAGAACCGCTGCGGATGCCGGGCATCATCGGCTGCGTGGCGATCGTCCTGTGCGCGCAGGTGGCGCTTCTCGCGGCGTGGAGGCTCCTGTCGCTGCTGCGGCACGGCGGAATGCTCCAGCCAGCGGCATCCGGGCCCCTGAACGCCCTCATCGGCAGCGGTGTTGCGGCCGTCGTCCTGTTCCTGGCCTCCTTCGCGATCCTCACTGCCGCCCAGTCGATGCCGCCCGCGGCGATGATCATCATGGTGCTCGGGGTCCTCGGCGGGAGCGGGCTGACGGTCGGGGCGCTCGCGATGCGGGAGCGCGTGCGGAAGGCGGGTGCAGTGCAGCGCGACGTGGTGGAGGCCGCCTGA
- a CDS encoding pyridoxine/pyridoxamine 5'-phosphate oxidase has protein sequence MNTTRTHTSIGPWLRAQPALAGTPPTLDRAQIPLDPVDLFVSWIREAASAGVPEPHAATLATVDEDGIPDARTLILKDVGPRGWAFAGQRSSSKGAQLAAHPAAALNFWWQPIARAVRVRGAVQEASRADSEADLAARSAPAREGIPSGDWTLWRIEPVRVEFWQGAPDRRHARIVYLSDGRSWERSFSGGDGA, from the coding sequence ATGAACACCACACGGACGCATACCTCGATCGGCCCATGGCTGCGGGCCCAGCCCGCTCTGGCCGGCACGCCGCCGACGCTCGACCGGGCGCAGATCCCGCTCGATCCTGTCGATCTCTTCGTGTCCTGGATCCGCGAGGCCGCCTCGGCCGGGGTTCCGGAGCCACACGCCGCAACCCTCGCCACGGTGGACGAAGACGGCATCCCGGACGCGCGCACGCTCATCCTGAAGGATGTGGGGCCGCGCGGTTGGGCGTTCGCTGGCCAGCGCTCCTCGTCGAAAGGGGCCCAGCTCGCGGCCCACCCGGCGGCCGCCCTGAACTTCTGGTGGCAGCCGATTGCGCGCGCCGTGCGCGTGCGCGGAGCGGTGCAGGAGGCGAGCCGTGCCGACAGCGAGGCCGACCTGGCGGCGCGCTCGGCGCCGGCGCGAGAGGGCATCCCGTCGGGCGACTGGACGCTGTGGCGGATCGAGCCGGTGCGCGTGGAGTTCTGGCAGGGCGCCCCCGATCGGCGGCACGCGCGCATCGTGTACCTGTCGGACGGCCGATCGTGGGAGCGCTCGTTCAGCGGCGGGGACGGGGCGTGA
- a CDS encoding PPOX class F420-dependent oxidoreductase: MSTSPLSALAAESYVLLTTFRQSGEAVSTPVWIAESPDGQVLVTTGTSSGKVKRIRNNPRIELVACDARGGIRGDSAPVQARAEIVSDADTRVVTDAALKAKYGIQFTAIRLANKFGSKKSGSVALRLSAVTVDEGARQPAGS; this comes from the coding sequence ATGTCGACTTCCCCACTCTCCGCGCTGGCCGCCGAGAGCTATGTGCTCCTGACCACGTTTCGACAGAGCGGCGAGGCCGTCTCGACGCCGGTCTGGATCGCAGAGAGCCCCGACGGCCAGGTGCTGGTGACGACAGGCACGAGCTCGGGCAAGGTGAAGCGGATCCGCAACAACCCGCGGATAGAGCTCGTCGCCTGTGACGCCCGCGGCGGCATCCGTGGGGATTCCGCGCCCGTGCAGGCGCGCGCAGAGATCGTGTCGGACGCCGACACGCGCGTGGTCACCGACGCTGCACTGAAGGCCAAATATGGCATCCAGTTCACGGCCATCCGCCTGGCGAACAAGTTCGGCTCGAAGAAGTCGGGCAGCGTCGCACTGCGCCTCTCGGCGGTCACGGTCGATGAGGGGGCAAGGCAGCCTGCCGGCTCCTAG
- a CDS encoding homoserine dehydrogenase has protein sequence MIAYRSLRVALLGGGSVGAQVARLLLEEQEELALRVGAKLELIGIAVRDVNAERTVDLPRELFTTDAESLILGADVVIELMGGIEPARTLILQALGSGADVVTANKALIATHGPELFALAEQVGAQLNYEAAVGGAIPIIRPLRDSLAGDTVLRILGIVNGTTNFILDQMDSTGATLEDALATATALGYAEADPTADIGGYDAAQKAAILAGLAFHTSVPIDSVYREGITGITAEQIASAQKAGYVVKLLAVCERVTDPATGIEGVSARVHPAMVPRDHPLAAVRGANNAVFVEAESAGSLMFYGAGAGGVETASAVLGDLVSLGRRHVAGGPGLGESTHSELPILDISSVSTRYSVTLEVTDEPGVLAAIANVFAENGVSVELVEQSIQGDAGTATLVIGTHQAPEAALAATVDALSSNSVVTSVASVIRVEGAQRP, from the coding sequence ATGATCGCCTACCGCTCCCTCCGCGTCGCCCTGCTGGGAGGCGGGTCCGTCGGCGCCCAGGTCGCCCGCCTCCTGCTCGAGGAGCAGGAGGAGCTCGCCCTCCGCGTCGGCGCCAAGCTCGAGCTGATCGGCATCGCCGTGCGCGACGTCAACGCCGAGCGCACCGTCGACCTGCCCCGCGAGCTGTTCACCACGGATGCCGAATCGCTCATCCTCGGCGCTGACGTCGTGATCGAGCTGATGGGCGGCATCGAGCCGGCCCGCACCCTCATCCTGCAGGCGCTCGGATCCGGCGCCGATGTTGTCACCGCCAACAAGGCCCTGATCGCCACCCACGGCCCGGAGCTCTTCGCCCTGGCCGAGCAGGTCGGCGCGCAGCTCAACTACGAGGCGGCCGTCGGCGGCGCCATCCCGATCATCCGGCCGCTGCGCGACAGCCTCGCCGGCGACACCGTGCTGCGCATCCTCGGCATCGTCAACGGCACCACGAACTTCATCCTCGACCAGATGGACTCGACCGGCGCCACGCTGGAGGACGCCCTCGCCACGGCGACGGCGCTCGGCTATGCAGAGGCAGACCCGACCGCCGACATCGGCGGTTACGACGCCGCCCAGAAGGCCGCCATCCTGGCCGGACTCGCCTTCCACACCTCGGTGCCGATCGACTCCGTCTACCGCGAGGGCATCACCGGGATCACGGCCGAGCAGATCGCCTCCGCCCAGAAGGCCGGCTACGTCGTCAAGCTGCTCGCCGTCTGCGAGCGCGTCACCGACCCCGCCACCGGCATCGAGGGCGTCTCCGCCCGCGTGCACCCCGCCATGGTTCCGCGCGACCACCCGCTGGCCGCCGTCCGCGGCGCGAACAACGCCGTCTTCGTCGAGGCGGAGTCGGCCGGCAGCCTGATGTTCTACGGCGCGGGCGCCGGGGGAGTGGAGACGGCATCCGCCGTGCTCGGCGACCTCGTCTCGCTCGGCCGCAGGCACGTCGCCGGCGGCCCCGGCCTCGGCGAGTCCACCCACTCCGAACTGCCGATCCTCGACATCAGCAGCGTGAGCACCCGCTACTCGGTCACCCTCGAGGTCACCGACGAGCCCGGCGTCCTGGCCGCCATCGCCAACGTCTTCGCCGAGAACGGCGTGTCGGTCGAGCTCGTCGAGCAGTCGATCCAGGGCGACGCCGGCACGGCTACCCTTGTGATCGGGACCCACCAAGCCCCCGAGGCCGCGCTCGCGGCCACGGTCGACGCCCTGTCGTCAAACAGTGTTGTGACATCCGTCGCATCCGTCATCAGAGTTGAAGGAGCCCAGCGACCATGA
- the paaK gene encoding phenylacetate--CoA ligase PaaK encodes MTRAKSAAHAPAVHELDAEERMSRDELEALQLARLQDTVRHAYANVPFYTRKYDEVGVHPDDIRELNDLEKLPFTTKEDLRQNYPFGMLAVPRAEVARIHASSGTTGQPTVVGYTRADLDDWGQLVARSLRAAGIRPGQMVHNAYGYGLFTGGLGAHAGIERLGCTVVPMSGGNTAKQVQLIRDFEPDAILCTPTYLLTIIDALRESGMDPRDSSVAVAVLGAEPWTNEMRAVIEESFGIDALDIYGLSEVMGPGVGSECIESKDGPHIWEDQFRPEVIDSETGQALPDGQCGELVFTTLRKQALPVIRYRTHDITTLLPGTARPAMRRIEKITGRNDDMIVLRGVNLFPSQIEEIALAIDGLSPHFELELTRVAHLDRMTVHVEPRIGLSAADGERAVAALVREVKVRVGTTVEVHLAAPGSLERSGGKLKRVYDHRQ; translated from the coding sequence ATGACACGGGCCAAATCCGCGGCGCACGCGCCCGCCGTACACGAGCTCGATGCCGAGGAGCGGATGTCGCGCGACGAGCTGGAGGCCCTGCAACTGGCCCGGCTCCAGGACACCGTGCGCCACGCCTACGCGAACGTGCCGTTCTACACCCGGAAGTACGACGAGGTGGGCGTGCACCCCGACGACATCCGCGAGCTCAACGACCTCGAGAAGCTCCCGTTCACGACGAAGGAAGACCTCCGGCAGAACTACCCGTTCGGCATGCTGGCGGTGCCGCGGGCCGAGGTCGCCCGCATCCACGCGTCATCCGGCACCACCGGACAGCCGACCGTTGTCGGCTACACCAGGGCCGACCTGGACGACTGGGGGCAGCTCGTCGCGCGGTCGCTCCGTGCAGCCGGCATCCGCCCCGGGCAGATGGTGCACAACGCGTACGGCTATGGCCTCTTCACCGGGGGACTCGGCGCCCACGCCGGAATCGAGCGGCTCGGCTGCACGGTCGTGCCGATGTCCGGCGGCAACACGGCCAAACAGGTGCAGCTGATCCGCGATTTCGAGCCGGACGCGATCCTCTGCACCCCGACCTACCTGTTGACCATCATCGACGCCCTGCGTGAGAGCGGCATGGACCCGCGCGACTCCTCTGTCGCGGTCGCCGTGCTCGGCGCCGAGCCGTGGACCAACGAGATGCGCGCGGTGATCGAGGAGAGTTTCGGCATCGACGCGCTGGACATCTACGGCCTGAGCGAGGTCATGGGCCCGGGCGTCGGCAGCGAGTGCATCGAGTCCAAGGACGGCCCGCACATCTGGGAAGACCAGTTCCGTCCAGAGGTGATCGACTCCGAGACGGGGCAGGCGCTGCCGGACGGCCAGTGCGGCGAGCTCGTCTTCACCACGCTCCGCAAACAGGCGCTGCCCGTCATCCGCTACCGCACCCACGACATCACCACCCTCCTGCCGGGCACAGCCCGCCCGGCCATGCGCCGGATCGAGAAGATCACGGGGCGCAACGACGACATGATCGTGCTGCGCGGCGTCAACCTCTTCCCGAGCCAGATCGAGGAGATCGCGCTCGCGATCGACGGCCTCTCGCCGCACTTCGAGCTGGAGCTGACCCGGGTCGCACACCTGGATCGGATGACGGTGCACGTCGAGCCCCGCATCGGGCTCAGCGCGGCCGACGGCGAGCGGGCGGTCGCCGCCCTCGTACGCGAGGTGAAGGTGCGCGTCGGCACGACGGTCGAGGTGCACCTCGCCGCCCCGGGGAGCCTGGAGCGCTCCGGCGGCAAGCTCAAGCGCGTCTACGACCACCGGCAGTAG
- a CDS encoding arginine--tRNA ligase, producing MTPAELSQSLVGIVQSIVDGRRSAEQGENGAADAAAPVITAADVVLERPKNRDHGDWASNIAMKLAKPLGANPRELATEIAAAAAGIDGIASAEVAGPGFINFRIDAAAAGALARAIVEAGKAYGTSDSLAGSTINLEFVSANPTGPLHIGHTRWAALGDSIGRVLRAAGATVANEYYINDAGNQMQNFGASVLAAAKGEPTPEGGYPGAYIATLAEQVLAREPKLLEFDDAIALHTATEIAYELQLAEIKASLDRFNVHFDVWTSERTLHAPGEDGISDIDTAVERLRAQGHVYEEDDAVWVRTTDFGDDKDRVIRRGNGIYTYFAADAALYLDKGDRGFQHKIYLLGADHHGYVHRLKALAGAAGDDPEKDVEVLIGQLVSINGAKLSKRAGNIIELDDLQAWLGTDALRYTLGRYPADSPLTIDPEILQRRTNDNPVFYVQYVHARTTGVARNALAAGVDRSVFAPELLDHESESALLGGLQEFPRIVAQAATLREPHRVARYLEELAGLYHRWYDSCRVTPLGEEPVGDVHRTRLWLNDATGQVIRNGLALLGVSAPERM from the coding sequence GTGACTCCCGCAGAACTTTCTCAGTCCCTCGTCGGCATCGTTCAGAGCATTGTCGACGGCCGACGATCGGCAGAGCAGGGCGAGAACGGCGCTGCGGATGCCGCAGCGCCGGTGATCACCGCCGCCGACGTCGTCCTGGAGCGCCCGAAGAACCGCGACCACGGCGACTGGGCATCCAACATCGCCATGAAGCTGGCCAAGCCGCTCGGCGCCAACCCGCGCGAGCTCGCCACCGAGATCGCCGCCGCCGCCGCGGGCATCGACGGCATCGCCAGCGCCGAGGTCGCCGGGCCCGGCTTCATCAACTTCCGCATCGACGCGGCCGCAGCCGGCGCCCTGGCCCGGGCCATCGTCGAGGCCGGCAAGGCCTACGGCACGAGCGACTCGCTCGCCGGCAGCACCATCAACCTCGAGTTCGTCTCGGCCAACCCGACCGGCCCGCTGCACATCGGCCACACCCGCTGGGCCGCGCTCGGCGACTCCATCGGCCGGGTGCTCCGCGCCGCCGGTGCCACCGTCGCCAACGAGTACTACATCAACGACGCCGGCAACCAGATGCAGAACTTCGGCGCATCCGTGCTGGCCGCCGCGAAGGGCGAGCCCACCCCGGAGGGCGGCTACCCCGGCGCCTACATCGCGACGCTCGCCGAGCAGGTGCTCGCCCGCGAGCCCAAGCTGCTCGAGTTCGATGACGCCATCGCGCTGCACACCGCCACCGAGATCGCCTACGAGCTGCAGCTCGCCGAGATCAAGGCCTCGCTCGACCGCTTCAACGTGCACTTCGACGTGTGGACCAGCGAGCGCACCCTGCACGCCCCCGGCGAGGACGGCATCTCCGACATCGACACCGCCGTGGAGCGCCTGCGCGCCCAGGGCCACGTGTACGAGGAGGACGACGCCGTCTGGGTGCGCACCACCGACTTCGGCGACGACAAGGATCGCGTCATCCGCCGCGGCAACGGCATCTACACCTACTTCGCCGCAGATGCCGCCCTCTACCTCGACAAGGGCGACCGCGGCTTCCAGCACAAGATCTACCTGCTCGGCGCCGACCACCACGGCTACGTGCACCGCCTCAAGGCCCTCGCCGGCGCCGCCGGCGACGACCCGGAGAAGGACGTCGAGGTGCTCATCGGCCAGCTGGTCAGCATCAACGGCGCCAAACTCTCCAAGCGCGCGGGCAACATCATCGAGCTCGACGACCTGCAGGCCTGGCTCGGCACCGACGCGCTGCGCTACACGCTCGGCCGCTACCCGGCGGACTCCCCGCTGACCATCGACCCCGAGATCCTGCAGCGCCGCACCAACGACAACCCCGTCTTCTATGTGCAGTACGTGCACGCCCGCACCACGGGTGTCGCCCGCAACGCGCTGGCCGCCGGCGTCGACCGCAGCGTGTTCGCCCCCGAACTGCTCGACCACGAGAGCGAGTCCGCCTTGCTCGGCGGCCTGCAGGAGTTCCCGCGCATCGTCGCCCAGGCGGCCACGCTGCGCGAGCCGCACCGCGTCGCCCGCTACCTCGAGGAGCTGGCCGGCCTGTACCACCGCTGGTACGACAGCTGCCGCGTCACCCCGCTCGGCGAGGAACCGGTCGGCGATGTGCACCGCACCCGCCTCTGGCTGAACGACGCGACCGGCCAGGTCATCAGGAACGGCCTCGCCCTGCTGGGCGTCAGCGCGCCGGAGCGGATGTAG
- the lysA gene encoding diaminopimelate decarboxylase produces the protein MANFALAPDWLAVPVQPNALNPAIWPAHAERTDAGEISIAGVSARALAAEFGTPLYVFDEEDVRSRAAQMRETFEAAFAAIGTTVSVYYAGKAFLSTAVVGWVRDAGLRVDVCSGGELAVALAGGAPASELGFHGNNKSVAEIDRAVALGLGTIVIDSSIEIERVAAAAARLGRVQAVRLRVNSGVHAHTHEFLATAHEDQKFGITLADAPAVVAAIRAHDSLDFRGLHCHIGSQIFDAAGFAESAARLLTLQAELLDGGPVPELNLGGGFGIAYTEADSPAAIADIARGMAAAVGEQCARLGIPVPHIAIEPGRSIVGNAGVTLYEVGTTKQVSVPDAGGADTDNTRLYVSVDGGMSDNARPALYGADYTVRVANRASEAPVRLVRVAGKHCESGDIVVDADYLPSDVTPGDLLAVAATGAYCFSLSNNYNYLTRPPVVAVKAGSARLIVRGETEADLLARDLGAAGSTVQETAR, from the coding sequence GTGGCCAATTTTGCCCTCGCCCCCGACTGGCTGGCCGTTCCAGTCCAGCCAAACGCCCTGAACCCGGCCATCTGGCCGGCACATGCCGAGCGCACGGATGCCGGTGAGATCAGCATCGCCGGTGTCTCGGCGCGTGCGCTGGCCGCCGAATTCGGCACCCCGCTCTACGTCTTCGACGAGGAGGACGTGCGCTCCCGCGCCGCCCAGATGCGCGAGACCTTCGAGGCGGCCTTCGCCGCCATCGGCACCACTGTTTCCGTTTATTACGCCGGCAAGGCGTTCCTCAGCACGGCCGTCGTCGGCTGGGTGCGCGACGCCGGCCTCCGCGTCGACGTCTGCAGCGGGGGAGAGCTCGCCGTCGCCCTCGCCGGCGGCGCCCCGGCATCCGAGCTCGGCTTCCACGGCAACAACAAGTCCGTCGCCGAGATCGACCGCGCCGTCGCCCTCGGCCTCGGCACCATCGTCATCGACAGCTCGATCGAGATCGAGCGGGTGGCCGCGGCCGCCGCGCGGCTCGGCCGGGTGCAGGCGGTGCGCCTCCGCGTGAACAGCGGCGTGCACGCCCACACCCACGAGTTCCTGGCCACCGCGCACGAGGACCAGAAGTTCGGCATCACGCTCGCCGACGCCCCCGCCGTCGTCGCCGCCATCCGCGCCCACGACAGCCTCGACTTCCGCGGCCTGCACTGCCACATCGGCTCGCAGATCTTCGACGCGGCCGGCTTCGCCGAGTCCGCCGCGCGACTGCTCACCCTTCAGGCCGAGCTGCTCGACGGCGGGCCCGTTCCCGAGCTCAACCTCGGCGGCGGCTTCGGCATCGCCTACACCGAGGCAGACAGCCCAGCCGCCATCGCGGACATCGCCCGCGGCATGGCCGCCGCCGTCGGCGAGCAGTGCGCCCGCCTCGGCATCCCCGTGCCGCACATCGCCATCGAGCCCGGCCGCTCCATCGTCGGCAACGCCGGCGTCACCCTGTACGAGGTCGGCACCACCAAGCAGGTCAGCGTCCCGGATGCCGGCGGCGCCGACACCGACAACACCCGCCTCTACGTGAGCGTCGACGGCGGCATGAGCGACAACGCCCGCCCCGCCCTCTACGGAGCCGACTACACGGTGCGCGTGGCCAACCGCGCCTCCGAGGCGCCCGTGCGCCTGGTGCGGGTCGCCGGCAAGCACTGCGAGTCCGGCGACATCGTCGTGGACGCCGACTACCTGCCGAGCGACGTCACCCCGGGCGACCTGCTCGCCGTCGCCGCGACCGGCGCCTACTGCTTCTCGCTCTCCAACAACTACAACTACCTCACCCGCCCGCCCGTCGTGGCCGTCAAGGCCGGCTCAGCCCGCCTCATCGTCCGCGGCGAGACCGAGGCCGACCTGCTCGCCCGCGACCTAGGCGCAGCCGGCTCAACCGTTCAGGAGACCGCACGATGA
- a CDS encoding LmeA family phospholipid-binding protein, whose translation MSEALGATETGTGARRRRNPLTIVLSVLIGLGVLVAVFFIADGIARGVAERRVAEEIVAQLPHGVVASPSVHIGGTSVIAQYLGGRFEDVTVSAPDAVVDGIPADVTLQANGFPVDTTQPVDTLTGTVTLSEDALNTLVERTAPNSAVQLGSGELSYAAEASFFGFTVGYRVTGELQAAGDSVLVTPTGAEVTAGGGSLDVGRLVDLIVGSEPISVCTAQYLPVGIQVSGIDVVPGSATVRLEAHDLVLNDDTLGTLGSCAP comes from the coding sequence ATGTCGGAGGCGCTGGGCGCGACAGAGACCGGAACCGGGGCGAGAAGGCGCCGGAATCCGCTCACGATCGTGCTCAGCGTTCTGATCGGACTCGGCGTGCTCGTCGCGGTGTTCTTCATCGCCGACGGCATCGCCCGCGGCGTGGCCGAGCGCCGCGTCGCCGAGGAGATCGTCGCGCAACTGCCGCACGGCGTCGTCGCCAGCCCGAGCGTGCACATCGGCGGCACCAGCGTGATCGCGCAGTACCTGGGCGGCCGCTTCGAAGACGTCACCGTCTCGGCCCCGGATGCCGTCGTCGACGGCATCCCCGCCGACGTCACGCTGCAGGCCAACGGCTTCCCCGTCGACACCACCCAGCCCGTCGACACGCTGACCGGAACGGTCACGCTCAGCGAGGACGCGCTGAACACCCTGGTGGAGCGCACCGCCCCGAACTCCGCCGTGCAGCTCGGCTCCGGCGAGCTCAGCTACGCGGCCGAGGCCAGCTTCTTCGGCTTCACCGTCGGCTACCGGGTGACCGGCGAGCTGCAGGCGGCCGGCGACAGCGTGCTCGTCACCCCCACCGGCGCCGAGGTCACGGCCGGCGGCGGCAGCCTCGACGTCGGCAGGCTCGTCGACCTGATCGTCGGCTCCGAGCCGATCAGCGTCTGCACCGCGCAGTACCTGCCGGTCGGCATCCAGGTCAGCGGCATCGACGTCGTGCCCGGCAGCGCGACGGTGCGCCTCGAGGCGCACGACCTGGTGCTCAACGACGACACCCTCGGCACACTGGGCAGCTGCGCGCCGTAG